In one Rhopalosiphum padi isolate XX-2018 chromosome 3, ASM2088224v1, whole genome shotgun sequence genomic region, the following are encoded:
- the LOC132924042 gene encoding latrophilin Cirl isoform X1 — MARLSSANVKLVFFLLTVLFPVTLAKVQFIDTSRYDTVYACEGKPLKLECKDGEIIHLDRAIYGRYSITVCNDHGNTDWSVNCMSTNTLPLLQARCNEKRNCSIQANTSLFSDPCPGTMKYLEAQYHCVPASLSTTTLRPNPPWLITSQPSVWNADKLLTLKPATPIPPILSSPQLDDIVGSSVEEEPVSVSVTTTSTTTAAATPEVSIVVNNFKENNSKTDNEQHLQSTGAITTEWIVPTSDLPPQLSIIDVEGMDDRLSFSCPPETSRSLFWNWTKSGEEAVQPCPGGAAGLARWRCQTYIKGVTFRSPPTPDLSECRSVWLSSLEGRLHQGDSIISIANDLSQVTDSKPLYGGDMMTTTKMLRDVAQKMEKDMVTFPDKQQQEAMVTDLLQCVVRIGSNLLNASQYPSWKDLTFSEQMRVATSLLIGLEENSFLLADIMMKEKTITHSVQNILLSVRVIATQNVDTEVFPHSYSSNTGFFMNNTWLQLHRTALLENSEAGFIRLVYIAFDSLENILQPQSANGVRIINSKIISASLGKGKHIQLHQPVKLCFQHLQIDNVSNPTCVFWDYTENGWSEEGCSVIYSNQTHTLCKCNHLTNFAILMDLKNSGSEPLSIASNNMVMYISCIFSGICFLLAAITLQLTVKSNRTVILKNVFFCLFLVECFFMFGITQENIVFICTIMAAILHILLLCSFTWTLIEGFHLYATLIEAFDSEKLQMRLYYLVGYGVPLTVVIVACYMDNTYIYNTNNSFCLQANTIIIYSIMFVVSVNLVFLCLSLYIIKSNSSMMSVKCKENVKITSLKMWLKSAILLFVFITSTWTLAFLYIASYSTFMLYLFSAVNCSQGLLIIILYCIKNNSVYKVFSELTIISFLPWQCCLINSTPELNLNYKNQRTSLYGTSVGQNSQGSIAESSTPRSLSSHRMNTFHQPHERHAVTKVVDIQNEMDLPNLDNTMCNEDPKSGICGATLPYSRSCQKSYSRTKLPKNSAVFTSGTLHKQSSQSKPNIQDNCFTLNKPTYVHSSRGAPNLCSLRCNTIGDGFVDNNCSSKKYIGVSGVRATSPWNHTYSEIMGGISASAGLDDPVYEEIEREREREREQAALVSDLSDEDGRRNSDMSRQSSKSYGDHRPLIMAPTQNPETHNFHTALNAAFRQQLKEQTARTIAVLDGQTVVCHLQPEQNDVFNPQTIQHYSYEC; from the exons ATGGCAAGATTGAGCAGTGCAAATGTAAAACTTGTATTCTTCTTGTTGACTGTTTTATTTCCTGTCACCTTAGCTaaag ttCAATTTATAGATACTTCTCGTTATGATACTGTTTATGCCTGTGAGGGAAAACCTCTTAAATTGGAATGTAAAGATGGTGAAATCATTCATTTGGATAGAGCTATATATGGTAGATATTCTATTACTGTTTGCAATGATCACGGTAATACGGACTGGAGTGTCAATTGCATGTCCACAAATACTTTACCATTACTGCAAGCcag atgtaaCGAAAAAAGAAATTGCAGCATACAAGCAAACACAAGTTTATTTTCTGATCCATGTCCCGGTACTATGAAGTATCTTGAGGCACAATATCATTGTGTTCCAG CATCACTATCAACTACAACGCTCAGACCAAATCCTCCTTGGTTAATAACATCTCAACCCAGTGTTTGGAATGCAGATAAATTATTGACTCTGAAGCCTGCTACACCAATCCCACCAATTTTATCATCACCGCAATTAGATGATATTGTTGGGTCTAGTGTAGAAGAAGAGCCTGTATCAGTTTCTGTTACTACCACAAGTACAACTACAGCTGCTGCTACACCAGAAGTTTctattgttgttaataattttaaagaaaataattccaAGACTGATAATGAACAACATTTACAATCaa caGGAGCAATAACGACTGAATGGATTGTACCTACCAGTGATTTGCCACCACAGTTAAGCATAATTGATGTTGAAGGAATGGACGATAGATTATCATTCTCATGTCCTCCTGAAACGTCAAGAAGTTTATTTTGGAATTGGACTAAATCAGGAGAAGAAGCTGTACAACCATGTCCTGGCGGTGCTGCTGGTCTCGCTAG aTGGAGATGTCAGACTTATATTAAAGGAGTAACATTTAGATCACCTCCTACACCAGATCTGTCAGAGTGTCGTTCAGTATGGTTATCAAGTTTAGAAGGCAGACTTCATCAAGGAGATTCTATTATTAGTATTGCAAATGATCTATCACaa GTAACTGATAGTAAACCATTATATGGAGGTGATATGATGACAACAACAAAAATGTTACGAGATGTAGCTCAAAAAATGGAAAAAGATATGGTTACTTTTCCTGATAAGCAACAACAGGAAGCTATGGTTACAGATTTATTACAATGTGTAGTTCGGATTGGTAGCAATTTGCTTAATGCTTCTCAATATCCTTCATGGAAAGACTTGACGTTTAGTGAACAAATGCGTGTAGCAACAAGTTTATTAATTGGTCTAGAAGAAAATTCATTTCTACTTGCTGATATAATGATGAAGGAAAAGACAATCACTCATAGTGTTCAAAATATCC tgttgAGTGTAAGAGTTATTGCTACACAAAATGTTGACACCGAAGTATTTCCACATTCATATTCATCTAATACTGGTTTTTTCATGAACAATACATGGTTACAATTGCATAGAACAGCATTGCTTGAGAATAGTGAAGCAGGATTTATAAGGCTTGTTTACATAGCATTTGATAgtctagaaaatattttacaacctCAATCAGCCAATGGTGTtcgaataataaatagtaaaattatatcagCATCCCTTGGTAAAGGAAAACATATTCAATTACACCAACcagtaaaattatgttttcaacATCTTCAAATTGACAACGTTAGTAATCCTACTTGTGTATTTTGGGACTATACAGAAAA cggGTGGTCAGAAGAAGGATGTTCTGTAATATATTCAAATCAAACTCATACATTATGCAAATGTAATCATTTGACAAATTTTGCTATATTGATGGATCTTAAAAATTCTGGCAGTGAACCTTTAAGCATTGCATCAAATAATATGGTCATGTACATAAGTTGCATATTTTCTGGAATTTGTTTTCTTTTGGCAGCAATTACTCTACAACTGACtgttaaa tcaaATCGAAcagtaattttgaaaaatgtatttttttgccTTTTCTTGgttgaatgtttttttatgtttggaATCACAcaagaaaatattgtatttatttgtacaattatggcagcaattttacatattttgctgCTGTGTTCATTTACATGGACACTAATTGAAG gtTTTCATTTATATGCTACATTAATTGAAGCATTTGACTCTGAAAAATTGCAAatgcgtttatattatttagttggtTATGGAGTTCCATTGACAGTTGTTATTGTAGCTTGTTACATGGATAACacttatatctataatacaaataattcttTCTGCCTTCAagcaaatactattattatttatagtataatgtttGTAGTTTCA GTAAATCTAGTCTTTCTGTgtctatcattatatattattaaaagtaattcttCTATGATGTCAGTCAAATGCaaagaaaatgttaaaataacatCTCTGAA gatgtGGTTGAAAAgtgctattttattatttgtttttataacatcAACGTGGACATTAGCATTTCTATATATAGCATCATATTCAAcatttatgttgtatttattttcagcGGTAAATTGTTCACAGggattgttaataataatactttattgtattaaaaataattca gtGTATAAAGTTTTTTCTGAGTtaacaataatttcatttttaccgTGGCAATGCTGCTTAATAAATTCTACACCGGAATTGAATCTCAATTATAAGAATCAAAGGACTAGTTTATATGGTACGTCAGTTGGCCAAAACAGTCAAGGTAGTATAGCCGAGTCTTCAACACCAAGATCTCTGTCATCTCATAGAATGAAT ACATTCCATCAACCTCATGAGCGACATGCCGTGACTAAAGTTGTTGATATCCAAAATGAAATGGATCTGCCAAATTTGGATAATACAATGTGTAATGAAGATCCAAAATCTGGAATATGTGGTGCGACGTTACCCTACTCCCGTTCTTGCCAAAAAAGTTATTCACGTACCAAATTACCAAAAAATTCTGCTGTATTTACCAGTGGTACTCTTCATAAACAGTCATCtcaa agCAAACCAAACATCCAAGATAACTGTTTTACTTTAAACAAACCCACTTATGTACATAGTAGTCGTGGAGCACCTAACCTATGCTCACTTCGATGTAATACTATTGGTGATGGTTTTGTTGACAACAATTGTtcatcaaaaaaatacattggaGTAAGTGGTGTACGAGCTACTAGTCCATGGAATCACACATACTCTGAAATTATGGGAGGTATATCTGCATCTGCTGGATTAGATGATCCGGTATATGAAGAGATAGAACGTGAACGGGAGCGAGAACGAGAACAAGCTGCTCTTGTGTCCGATTTGAGTGACGAAGATGGTCGACGAAACAGTGATATGAGTCGTCAGTCATCAAAGAGCTATGGAGACCATAGGCCACTTATTATGGCTCCCACACAAAATCCAGAAACTCATAATTTTCATACGGCTCTCAATGCAGCATTTAGGCAGCAGCTTAAAGAACAAACAGCCAGAACAATTGCTGTATTGGATGGGCAAACTGTTGTGTGTCATTTGCAACCTGAACAAAATGATGTGTTTAACCCCCAGACTATTCAACATTATTCATACGAATGTTGA
- the LOC132924042 gene encoding latrophilin Cirl isoform X2: MARLSSANVKLVFFLLTVLFPVTLAKDTSRYDTVYACEGKPLKLECKDGEIIHLDRAIYGRYSITVCNDHGNTDWSVNCMSTNTLPLLQARCNEKRNCSIQANTSLFSDPCPGTMKYLEAQYHCVPASLSTTTLRPNPPWLITSQPSVWNADKLLTLKPATPIPPILSSPQLDDIVGSSVEEEPVSVSVTTTSTTTAAATPEVSIVVNNFKENNSKTDNEQHLQSTGAITTEWIVPTSDLPPQLSIIDVEGMDDRLSFSCPPETSRSLFWNWTKSGEEAVQPCPGGAAGLARWRCQTYIKGVTFRSPPTPDLSECRSVWLSSLEGRLHQGDSIISIANDLSQVTDSKPLYGGDMMTTTKMLRDVAQKMEKDMVTFPDKQQQEAMVTDLLQCVVRIGSNLLNASQYPSWKDLTFSEQMRVATSLLIGLEENSFLLADIMMKEKTITHSVQNILLSVRVIATQNVDTEVFPHSYSSNTGFFMNNTWLQLHRTALLENSEAGFIRLVYIAFDSLENILQPQSANGVRIINSKIISASLGKGKHIQLHQPVKLCFQHLQIDNVSNPTCVFWDYTENGWSEEGCSVIYSNQTHTLCKCNHLTNFAILMDLKNSGSEPLSIASNNMVMYISCIFSGICFLLAAITLQLTVKSNRTVILKNVFFCLFLVECFFMFGITQENIVFICTIMAAILHILLLCSFTWTLIEGFHLYATLIEAFDSEKLQMRLYYLVGYGVPLTVVIVACYMDNTYIYNTNNSFCLQANTIIIYSIMFVVSVNLVFLCLSLYIIKSNSSMMSVKCKENVKITSLKMWLKSAILLFVFITSTWTLAFLYIASYSTFMLYLFSAVNCSQGLLIIILYCIKNNSVYKVFSELTIISFLPWQCCLINSTPELNLNYKNQRTSLYGTSVGQNSQGSIAESSTPRSLSSHRMNTFHQPHERHAVTKVVDIQNEMDLPNLDNTMCNEDPKSGICGATLPYSRSCQKSYSRTKLPKNSAVFTSGTLHKQSSQSKPNIQDNCFTLNKPTYVHSSRGAPNLCSLRCNTIGDGFVDNNCSSKKYIGVSGVRATSPWNHTYSEIMGGISASAGLDDPVYEEIEREREREREQAALVSDLSDEDGRRNSDMSRQSSKSYGDHRPLIMAPTQNPETHNFHTALNAAFRQQLKEQTARTIAVLDGQTVVCHLQPEQNDVFNPQTIQHYSYEC, from the exons ATGGCAAGATTGAGCAGTGCAAATGTAAAACTTGTATTCTTCTTGTTGACTGTTTTATTTCCTGTCACCTTAGCTaaag ATACTTCTCGTTATGATACTGTTTATGCCTGTGAGGGAAAACCTCTTAAATTGGAATGTAAAGATGGTGAAATCATTCATTTGGATAGAGCTATATATGGTAGATATTCTATTACTGTTTGCAATGATCACGGTAATACGGACTGGAGTGTCAATTGCATGTCCACAAATACTTTACCATTACTGCAAGCcag atgtaaCGAAAAAAGAAATTGCAGCATACAAGCAAACACAAGTTTATTTTCTGATCCATGTCCCGGTACTATGAAGTATCTTGAGGCACAATATCATTGTGTTCCAG CATCACTATCAACTACAACGCTCAGACCAAATCCTCCTTGGTTAATAACATCTCAACCCAGTGTTTGGAATGCAGATAAATTATTGACTCTGAAGCCTGCTACACCAATCCCACCAATTTTATCATCACCGCAATTAGATGATATTGTTGGGTCTAGTGTAGAAGAAGAGCCTGTATCAGTTTCTGTTACTACCACAAGTACAACTACAGCTGCTGCTACACCAGAAGTTTctattgttgttaataattttaaagaaaataattccaAGACTGATAATGAACAACATTTACAATCaa caGGAGCAATAACGACTGAATGGATTGTACCTACCAGTGATTTGCCACCACAGTTAAGCATAATTGATGTTGAAGGAATGGACGATAGATTATCATTCTCATGTCCTCCTGAAACGTCAAGAAGTTTATTTTGGAATTGGACTAAATCAGGAGAAGAAGCTGTACAACCATGTCCTGGCGGTGCTGCTGGTCTCGCTAG aTGGAGATGTCAGACTTATATTAAAGGAGTAACATTTAGATCACCTCCTACACCAGATCTGTCAGAGTGTCGTTCAGTATGGTTATCAAGTTTAGAAGGCAGACTTCATCAAGGAGATTCTATTATTAGTATTGCAAATGATCTATCACaa GTAACTGATAGTAAACCATTATATGGAGGTGATATGATGACAACAACAAAAATGTTACGAGATGTAGCTCAAAAAATGGAAAAAGATATGGTTACTTTTCCTGATAAGCAACAACAGGAAGCTATGGTTACAGATTTATTACAATGTGTAGTTCGGATTGGTAGCAATTTGCTTAATGCTTCTCAATATCCTTCATGGAAAGACTTGACGTTTAGTGAACAAATGCGTGTAGCAACAAGTTTATTAATTGGTCTAGAAGAAAATTCATTTCTACTTGCTGATATAATGATGAAGGAAAAGACAATCACTCATAGTGTTCAAAATATCC tgttgAGTGTAAGAGTTATTGCTACACAAAATGTTGACACCGAAGTATTTCCACATTCATATTCATCTAATACTGGTTTTTTCATGAACAATACATGGTTACAATTGCATAGAACAGCATTGCTTGAGAATAGTGAAGCAGGATTTATAAGGCTTGTTTACATAGCATTTGATAgtctagaaaatattttacaacctCAATCAGCCAATGGTGTtcgaataataaatagtaaaattatatcagCATCCCTTGGTAAAGGAAAACATATTCAATTACACCAACcagtaaaattatgttttcaacATCTTCAAATTGACAACGTTAGTAATCCTACTTGTGTATTTTGGGACTATACAGAAAA cggGTGGTCAGAAGAAGGATGTTCTGTAATATATTCAAATCAAACTCATACATTATGCAAATGTAATCATTTGACAAATTTTGCTATATTGATGGATCTTAAAAATTCTGGCAGTGAACCTTTAAGCATTGCATCAAATAATATGGTCATGTACATAAGTTGCATATTTTCTGGAATTTGTTTTCTTTTGGCAGCAATTACTCTACAACTGACtgttaaa tcaaATCGAAcagtaattttgaaaaatgtatttttttgccTTTTCTTGgttgaatgtttttttatgtttggaATCACAcaagaaaatattgtatttatttgtacaattatggcagcaattttacatattttgctgCTGTGTTCATTTACATGGACACTAATTGAAG gtTTTCATTTATATGCTACATTAATTGAAGCATTTGACTCTGAAAAATTGCAAatgcgtttatattatttagttggtTATGGAGTTCCATTGACAGTTGTTATTGTAGCTTGTTACATGGATAACacttatatctataatacaaataattcttTCTGCCTTCAagcaaatactattattatttatagtataatgtttGTAGTTTCA GTAAATCTAGTCTTTCTGTgtctatcattatatattattaaaagtaattcttCTATGATGTCAGTCAAATGCaaagaaaatgttaaaataacatCTCTGAA gatgtGGTTGAAAAgtgctattttattatttgtttttataacatcAACGTGGACATTAGCATTTCTATATATAGCATCATATTCAAcatttatgttgtatttattttcagcGGTAAATTGTTCACAGggattgttaataataatactttattgtattaaaaataattca gtGTATAAAGTTTTTTCTGAGTtaacaataatttcatttttaccgTGGCAATGCTGCTTAATAAATTCTACACCGGAATTGAATCTCAATTATAAGAATCAAAGGACTAGTTTATATGGTACGTCAGTTGGCCAAAACAGTCAAGGTAGTATAGCCGAGTCTTCAACACCAAGATCTCTGTCATCTCATAGAATGAAT ACATTCCATCAACCTCATGAGCGACATGCCGTGACTAAAGTTGTTGATATCCAAAATGAAATGGATCTGCCAAATTTGGATAATACAATGTGTAATGAAGATCCAAAATCTGGAATATGTGGTGCGACGTTACCCTACTCCCGTTCTTGCCAAAAAAGTTATTCACGTACCAAATTACCAAAAAATTCTGCTGTATTTACCAGTGGTACTCTTCATAAACAGTCATCtcaa agCAAACCAAACATCCAAGATAACTGTTTTACTTTAAACAAACCCACTTATGTACATAGTAGTCGTGGAGCACCTAACCTATGCTCACTTCGATGTAATACTATTGGTGATGGTTTTGTTGACAACAATTGTtcatcaaaaaaatacattggaGTAAGTGGTGTACGAGCTACTAGTCCATGGAATCACACATACTCTGAAATTATGGGAGGTATATCTGCATCTGCTGGATTAGATGATCCGGTATATGAAGAGATAGAACGTGAACGGGAGCGAGAACGAGAACAAGCTGCTCTTGTGTCCGATTTGAGTGACGAAGATGGTCGACGAAACAGTGATATGAGTCGTCAGTCATCAAAGAGCTATGGAGACCATAGGCCACTTATTATGGCTCCCACACAAAATCCAGAAACTCATAATTTTCATACGGCTCTCAATGCAGCATTTAGGCAGCAGCTTAAAGAACAAACAGCCAGAACAATTGCTGTATTGGATGGGCAAACTGTTGTGTGTCATTTGCAACCTGAACAAAATGATGTGTTTAACCCCCAGACTATTCAACATTATTCATACGAATGTTGA